A genomic region of Pseudomonas abietaniphila contains the following coding sequences:
- a CDS encoding MFS transporter: MNDKYTPHNWAPHERPTIPGSPSTPLHSTPKRLAYAMVGVIVALTGGLGNALVVANLQYLQGSLGATQAEIAWLPAAYVMTNVSINLLLVKFRQQFGLRAFTEGFLVLYALVTFAHLFVNDINSAIAVRAAHGMVGAALSSLGLYYMIQAFPQKWRMKALVLGLGTAQLATPLARLVSEDLLQIAEWRGLYLFELGMCLLSLGCVLILKLPPGDRFKAFEKLDFLTFALLASGFAALCAALSLGRIEWWLEEPWIGVALAFSIATICAGLAIEHNRTRPLLITRWLGSGRMLRFALSVLLTRIVLSEQATGAVGFLQGLNQGTEQLHTLYFFMLLGSVAGLLVSAMTIDPQHLFKPLIISLALMAIGSGMDSFSTSLTRGPQMYFSQFLLAFGGTFFLGPTLVLGISGVISNPRNMVSFSVMFGITQNVGSLIGSALLGTFQVWREKFHSAHLVENVTLLNPQVQSRLQSSSGSLLSAIADPSSRNSQGIRTLATAATREANTLAYNDVFMLIAVIAVLTMIWITSRATWLWITTEPVAPFTPSAAAPSSVPSSGAHSS, from the coding sequence ATGAACGACAAGTACACGCCTCATAATTGGGCTCCCCATGAGCGGCCGACCATTCCGGGTTCGCCCTCCACGCCGCTGCACTCGACGCCCAAACGGCTGGCGTACGCGATGGTTGGTGTGATCGTCGCGCTGACTGGCGGGTTGGGTAACGCGCTGGTGGTTGCCAACCTGCAATATCTGCAAGGCTCGCTCGGGGCCACGCAGGCGGAGATCGCCTGGCTGCCGGCGGCGTACGTCATGACCAACGTCTCCATCAACCTGTTGTTGGTGAAGTTTCGCCAGCAATTCGGATTGCGTGCATTCACTGAAGGTTTTCTGGTGCTGTACGCGCTGGTGACCTTTGCGCATCTGTTCGTCAATGACATCAACTCGGCCATCGCGGTGCGCGCCGCCCATGGCATGGTCGGCGCGGCGCTCAGTTCGTTGGGGCTGTATTACATGATCCAGGCCTTCCCGCAGAAGTGGCGAATGAAGGCGCTGGTGCTGGGGCTGGGAACTGCACAGTTGGCGACGCCACTGGCACGGCTTGTCTCCGAAGACTTGCTTCAGATTGCCGAGTGGCGGGGGCTGTATCTGTTCGAATTGGGCATGTGCCTGTTGTCACTGGGCTGTGTACTGATCCTGAAACTGCCCCCGGGCGACCGCTTCAAGGCGTTCGAAAAACTCGACTTCCTGACCTTTGCATTGTTGGCCTCAGGCTTTGCCGCCCTGTGCGCAGCCTTGTCGCTGGGCCGTATCGAGTGGTGGCTGGAGGAACCCTGGATCGGCGTTGCACTGGCGTTTTCCATCGCGACGATCTGTGCAGGGCTGGCAATCGAACACAACCGCACGCGACCTTTGTTGATCACCCGCTGGCTGGGCAGTGGGCGGATGCTGAGGTTTGCCTTGAGTGTGCTGTTGACCCGCATTGTTCTGTCCGAGCAGGCGACGGGTGCCGTGGGCTTTTTGCAGGGACTGAACCAGGGCACGGAGCAGCTGCACACGCTGTATTTCTTCATGCTGCTGGGCAGCGTCGCGGGGCTGTTGGTCAGCGCCATGACCATCGACCCACAGCATCTGTTCAAGCCGCTGATCATTTCGCTGGCATTGATGGCCATCGGTTCCGGCATGGACAGCTTCTCCACCAGCCTGACCCGTGGACCGCAAATGTACTTCAGCCAGTTTTTGCTGGCGTTTGGCGGTACGTTTTTTCTGGGGCCGACGCTGGTGCTGGGCATCAGCGGCGTGATCAGCAACCCGCGAAACATGGTGAGTTTCTCGGTGATGTTCGGGATCACCCAGAACGTCGGCAGCCTGATCGGGTCGGCCTTGCTGGGGACGTTTCAGGTCTGGCGCGAGAAGTTTCACTCGGCCCATCTCGTCGAGAACGTGACCCTGCTCAACCCTCAGGTCCAGTCACGATTGCAGAGCTCGAGCGGGTCTCTGCTCTCGGCGATTGCCGACCCGTCTTCCCGTAACAGCCAGGGCATACGCACCTTGGCGACGGCTGCGACCCGTGAGGCCAATACGCTGGCCTACAACGACGTATTTATGCTGATTGCAGTGATCGCGGTCTTGACGATGATCTGGATCACCAGCCGTGCGACCTGGCTGTGGATCACCACAGAACCGGTGGCGCCGTTCACCCCGTCGGCCGCTGCACCTTCCTCCGTTCCCTCTTCTGGCGCGCACTCTTCATGA
- a CDS encoding SDR family NAD(P)-dependent oxidoreductase produces MKKIVITGAANGIGRATAIACVEAGYYVIAADKDKQGLRDLQSVLPSHRMEAHFADFSRHDTYQSFISELYQRDDRLALQGLVNNAGLYHGKSVYEYSDEEMEEMWAVNLKSLIYLSRDFARHELQAPHARSIVNITSVAGEVGSMDALYGATKAGVIGLTKANAWNFAPRIRVNAVSPALIRNTSIHGRIPEHRREEYERQEVLKEPIQPEGVADVILFLLSEQSRHLTGKVIPVDNGAYPR; encoded by the coding sequence ATGAAAAAAATCGTCATCACTGGCGCTGCCAACGGCATTGGCCGAGCGACCGCCATTGCCTGTGTGGAAGCAGGTTATTACGTCATTGCCGCCGACAAGGACAAACAAGGTTTGCGTGACCTCCAGAGTGTCCTGCCATCCCATCGGATGGAGGCGCATTTTGCCGATTTCTCCAGGCACGACACCTATCAGTCTTTTATCAGTGAGCTTTACCAGCGCGACGATCGCCTCGCCCTGCAAGGACTGGTGAACAACGCGGGTCTGTACCACGGCAAAAGCGTTTACGAATACAGCGACGAGGAAATGGAAGAAATGTGGGCCGTGAACCTCAAATCGTTGATCTACCTGTCAAGGGACTTCGCCCGTCACGAGCTGCAGGCGCCGCATGCCCGCAGCATCGTCAACATCACATCCGTGGCCGGTGAGGTCGGCAGCATGGATGCGCTCTATGGCGCCACCAAGGCCGGCGTCATTGGCCTGACCAAGGCCAACGCCTGGAATTTCGCGCCGCGCATACGCGTCAATGCCGTCTCGCCAGCATTGATCCGAAATACCTCGATCCATGGCCGAATCCCTGAACACAGGCGCGAAGAATACGAGCGGCAGGAAGTGCTCAAAGAACCGATTCAACCGGAAGGGGTCGCCGATGTGATCCTGTTTCTGCTGTCCGAGCAGAGCCGTCACCTGACCGGAAAAGTCATACCCGTAGACAACGGTGCCTACCCGCGCTGA
- a CDS encoding class I SAM-dependent methyltransferase yields MFPSNASSPVSSADCPDVNGAGQAVAHPVYTEQYNADFVSRWDELIDWSKRAEGEGPFFTQLLLQAGACRVFDASCGSGFHSVQLRRAGFDVTACDGSPTMVRQAKANFASRGLDIPTLCCDWHDLDPRQLGTFDAVLCLGSSLCHVFEEAERIAVLKRFRQLLNPGGVLLVDQRNFLAILAGRFSSSGRYYYCGKTAKVTLGELHDSLCEFVYTFADGARYCLRVFPILPVRLRGEMRAAGFVVKQSYGDFKTVYDPMAADFIIHQAHV; encoded by the coding sequence ATGTTCCCCAGCAACGCATCTTCGCCCGTCAGTTCGGCTGATTGCCCTGACGTGAACGGTGCCGGGCAGGCCGTCGCGCATCCAGTCTACACCGAGCAATACAACGCTGATTTTGTCAGTCGCTGGGACGAGCTCATCGACTGGAGCAAACGCGCGGAAGGAGAGGGACCGTTCTTTACGCAACTGTTGTTGCAGGCCGGCGCCTGCCGGGTATTCGATGCCTCCTGCGGCAGCGGGTTTCATTCGGTACAACTGCGTCGCGCAGGTTTTGACGTGACGGCCTGCGATGGCAGCCCGACCATGGTCAGGCAAGCGAAGGCCAACTTTGCCAGCCGGGGCCTGGACATTCCCACCCTGTGCTGCGACTGGCACGACCTCGACCCTCGGCAATTGGGCACCTTCGATGCGGTGCTGTGCCTGGGCAGTTCACTGTGTCATGTGTTCGAGGAAGCCGAGCGCATCGCGGTGTTGAAGCGGTTTCGCCAGCTGCTCAACCCGGGAGGTGTGTTGCTGGTTGATCAACGCAATTTCCTGGCCATTCTCGCTGGACGGTTTTCCTCATCCGGTCGCTACTACTATTGCGGCAAAACCGCGAAGGTCACGTTAGGCGAGCTGCACGATTCGTTGTGCGAGTTTGTGTACACCTTCGCCGATGGCGCCCGGTATTGCTTGCGGGTGTTCCCGATCCTGCCCGTTCGGCTGCGAGGCGAAATGAGAGCGGCCGGTTTTGTGGTCAAGCAAAGCTACGGTGATTTCAAAACTGTCTACGACCCGATGGCCGCCGATTTCATCATTCATCAGGCGCATGTTTAA
- the cysC gene encoding adenylyl-sulfate kinase, translating to MDIQQQPQASRSNLFAYPFTHGTAHEGQPTPHVIWLTGLSAAGKSTIVDGLNPVLQARGLKTCILDGDSLRSGLCRDLGFTDHDRDENVRRVAEVAALMADAGLTVMVALISPTRAARHYARSIIGNERFVEVFVDAPLAVAESRDPKGLYRRARQGEIRGFTGIDSAYEPPVFPELHIHSDQVSVATAVEMIDDWLRHPRGF from the coding sequence ATGGATATCCAACAACAGCCCCAGGCTTCGCGTAGCAACCTGTTCGCGTACCCTTTCACCCACGGCACCGCGCACGAGGGGCAGCCTACGCCTCATGTGATCTGGCTGACCGGGCTGTCCGCTGCCGGAAAATCCACGATTGTCGACGGGCTGAACCCGGTGTTGCAGGCGCGCGGGCTCAAGACCTGCATTCTGGATGGCGACTCACTGCGCAGCGGCCTGTGCCGGGACCTGGGGTTCACGGATCACGACCGTGATGAAAACGTTCGGCGTGTGGCCGAAGTCGCGGCATTGATGGCCGACGCCGGCCTGACGGTCATGGTGGCGCTGATTTCGCCGACTCGAGCCGCGCGGCATTACGCGCGCTCGATCATCGGCAACGAGCGCTTCGTCGAAGTGTTCGTCGATGCGCCGCTGGCGGTGGCCGAAAGCCGTGATCCCAAAGGGTTGTATCGCCGCGCCAGACAGGGCGAGATACGTGGTTTTACGGGCATCGATTCGGCGTACGAGCCACCGGTCTTTCCGGAACTTCATATTCACAGCGATCAGGTCAGTGTGGCGACAGCGGTGGAGATGATCGACGACTGGTTACGTCATCCGCGTGGATTTTAG
- a CDS encoding HlyD family secretion protein, producing the protein MPATTQPRSARIRLVSSILFGGVALAGVLIVLYAWQLPPFSSPIESTENAQVRGQTTIISPQLSGYVYEVPVQDFQWVKEGDLLVRIDDRIYQQHLDQGLAQLGIQKAALENNLQQRRSAEATIVQRQASVANAEAQSQKAAADLRRSNALVTDGSVSKSELDVTRAADAQARAALAEAKASLEIARQDLQTVIVNRGSLEASVKNAEAAIELARIDLTNTRITAPRDGQLGQIGTRLGAYVNSGAQLMGLVPRPRWIIANMKETQMANVRLGQPVSFTVDALENRKMRGRVQRISPAAGSEFSLLPADNATGNFVKIAQRIPVRITVDGDQDDLARLRPGMSVVVSIDTSQDGPIPPDPVDGSVEQQR; encoded by the coding sequence ATGCCCGCCACCACACAACCGCGCTCGGCACGCATTCGTCTGGTGTCATCGATCCTGTTTGGCGGCGTCGCGCTGGCGGGCGTGTTGATCGTGCTGTATGCCTGGCAGCTGCCGCCGTTCAGCAGCCCCATCGAGAGCACGGAAAATGCTCAGGTGAGAGGGCAGACCACGATCATTTCGCCGCAACTGAGCGGCTACGTCTATGAAGTGCCCGTGCAGGATTTCCAGTGGGTGAAAGAGGGTGATCTGCTGGTGCGCATCGACGACCGGATTTATCAACAGCATCTGGATCAGGGGCTGGCGCAACTGGGGATTCAGAAGGCCGCGCTGGAGAACAACCTGCAGCAACGGCGCAGTGCCGAAGCCACCATCGTGCAGCGTCAGGCGAGCGTGGCGAACGCCGAGGCACAGAGTCAGAAAGCCGCAGCGGACCTGCGCCGCAGCAACGCGCTGGTGACCGATGGCTCGGTGTCGAAAAGCGAACTGGACGTGACCCGCGCGGCGGATGCTCAGGCGCGTGCGGCCTTGGCCGAAGCCAAGGCGTCACTTGAAATCGCTCGGCAAGACCTGCAAACCGTTATCGTCAATCGGGGCTCGCTGGAGGCGTCGGTCAAAAACGCCGAAGCGGCCATCGAGCTGGCGCGCATCGACCTGACCAACACCCGTATCACCGCGCCGCGTGACGGTCAGCTGGGGCAGATCGGGACGCGCCTGGGCGCCTATGTGAACTCGGGTGCGCAGTTGATGGGGCTGGTGCCGCGTCCGCGCTGGATCATCGCGAACATGAAGGAAACCCAGATGGCCAATGTGCGCCTGGGTCAGCCGGTGTCGTTCACCGTGGATGCCCTGGAAAACCGCAAGATGCGCGGGCGTGTACAGCGGATCTCGCCGGCGGCGGGGTCAGAGTTCAGTCTGCTGCCTGCTGACAACGCCACGGGCAACTTTGTGAAGATTGCGCAGCGGATCCCGGTGCGGATCACGGTGGACGGCGACCAGGACGATCTGGCGCGTTTGCGTCCGGGCATGTCGGTGGTGGTCAGTATCGACACCAGTCAGGATGGGCCGATTCCGCCGGATCCGGTGGATGGGTCGGTTGAGCAGCAACGTTAA
- a CDS encoding CGNR zinc finger domain-containing protein, which yields MSIGQLKINAIRLVGGVSVLDYLNTCDGRRPGTSLAAVVDKLSNLEEIVHWFLHAGLIGEAEHARCVDLVQQSSWHSLTAFKQLIGFRESLYRLFLPVALGEPVASGELDVLNEVLVSTASQRVLISVPTGFVWDWRPFDTLDGMTAGFMGRIAVQASSLLTSPDLARLKLCALPDCDWLFVDTSKNGSRRWCQMNVCGAKEKARRAVGQF from the coding sequence ATGTCCATCGGTCAATTGAAGATCAACGCCATCCGTCTGGTCGGCGGCGTCAGCGTGCTCGATTATCTGAATACGTGCGATGGCCGAAGGCCCGGCACATCGCTGGCGGCGGTGGTGGATAAGCTCTCGAACCTGGAGGAGATCGTGCACTGGTTTCTTCATGCCGGGCTGATCGGTGAGGCCGAGCACGCCCGGTGTGTGGACCTGGTGCAGCAGTCGTCCTGGCATTCGCTGACGGCATTCAAGCAGTTGATCGGTTTTCGTGAGTCGCTTTATCGGTTGTTTCTGCCTGTGGCGTTGGGAGAACCGGTTGCGTCCGGTGAGCTTGATGTGCTGAATGAGGTGCTGGTGTCGACGGCGTCGCAACGGGTGCTGATTTCGGTACCGACCGGGTTCGTCTGGGACTGGCGCCCGTTTGACACCCTGGATGGGATGACTGCCGGTTTTATGGGGCGAATCGCGGTACAGGCGTCGTCGCTGCTGACTTCTCCGGACCTGGCGAGGCTCAAGTTATGTGCCTTGCCGGATTGCGATTGGTTGTTCGTGGACACGTCGAAGAATGGCAGTCGGCGGTGGTGCCAGATGAATGTGTGCGGGGCCAAGGAAAAGGCCCGGCGGGCGGTGGGGCAGTTTTAA
- a CDS encoding DUF2790 domain-containing protein, protein MNWKNLSIATLFAALSLGALSAQAQDAVKSETYTYGTHLDIKKVLSSKEGTTPACSVVTSQLTYLDSTDQVHVLDYQDLSGGCHDN, encoded by the coding sequence ATGAACTGGAAAAATCTTTCAATCGCCACCCTGTTTGCCGCCCTCAGCCTGGGCGCTCTGTCCGCTCAGGCGCAGGACGCCGTGAAGTCCGAAACCTACACATACGGCACCCACCTGGACATCAAGAAAGTGCTCTCGTCCAAAGAAGGCACCACACCCGCCTGCAGTGTGGTGACCTCGCAACTGACCTACCTCGACTCGACGGATCAAGTCCATGTCCTCGACTACCAAGATCTGTCCGGCGGCTGCCACGACAACTGA
- a CDS encoding cytochrome b, giving the protein MAALIVLAYALILSRSQFAKGTDLRTFVVQSHFWVGIVVLIMAFFRVAERHRHTPPGITPPLEGILRLAATLSHYALYAFLFAQPLLGLFTVLLERGALPVPLTSLTIPAPFDISKDTAETLEHFHVLLGTIFYYVIGLHVVAAVWHHFVRKDNTVRRMV; this is encoded by the coding sequence ATGGCCGCCCTGATTGTGCTGGCGTATGCCTTGATCCTCAGCCGCAGTCAGTTCGCCAAGGGGACCGACCTGCGAACCTTTGTGGTGCAATCGCATTTTTGGGTGGGGATCGTGGTGCTGATCATGGCGTTTTTCCGCGTGGCGGAGCGTCATCGTCATACGCCGCCGGGGATTACTCCGCCGCTGGAAGGCATCCTGCGGCTGGCCGCTACGTTGTCGCACTATGCGCTGTATGCGTTTCTCTTCGCGCAACCGCTGTTGGGGTTGTTCACCGTCCTGCTGGAACGCGGTGCGCTGCCCGTCCCTTTGACCTCCCTGACCATTCCCGCGCCCTTCGATATCTCCAAGGACACGGCTGAAACCCTGGAACACTTCCATGTGTTGCTGGGCACCATCTTCTACTACGTCATCGGGCTGCACGTGGTCGCGGCGGTCTGGCATCACTTCGTACGCAAGGACAATACCGTGCGGCGCATGGTGTAA
- a CDS encoding transaldolase family protein: protein MFNLIESWLPDNFSASQSGLSGATTNPRLVARAVLEDPRPWQDFTDSLPPQMAESEKARQLYDQVIVQGAGQFRALWNATQQRQGWLSAQIEGGERMHERMLVTRGLQLASLAPNVMIKVPGSEQGYRAIEQLVAQGCSINNTFCFTVSQFAACLKAIHSGRLRARVTGVNTDRARYVITFMIGRLGAEHEFERQAAQRRLCLTAADRRWAELAVYQAIQALLRRWQTPARLLLCSLKVDTDVRGREHCWHLQRTGADTTLYTLTPDILEFLIRRQQRNQPVTPATEWVQVPRRVLSRLMAIPYFNQAYFEGEQAPSRFAQHPAFITASHDAREGQERLLAFVKGASNGALFPAMRPLSDLATGDLAMGRVS, encoded by the coding sequence ATGTTTAACCTGATTGAGAGTTGGCTTCCCGATAACTTTTCAGCCAGTCAATCAGGTCTCAGCGGGGCAACTACCAATCCTCGACTGGTTGCGCGGGCTGTGCTGGAAGACCCTCGGCCGTGGCAGGATTTTACCGACAGTCTTCCCCCGCAAATGGCGGAGTCCGAAAAAGCGCGACAGCTCTACGACCAGGTGATCGTGCAAGGGGCGGGGCAATTTCGCGCGTTATGGAACGCTACGCAGCAACGTCAGGGCTGGTTGTCGGCACAGATTGAAGGCGGCGAACGGATGCACGAACGCATGCTCGTCACACGCGGGCTGCAACTGGCCAGCCTGGCCCCCAATGTGATGATCAAGGTGCCGGGTAGCGAGCAGGGGTATCGGGCGATCGAACAACTGGTCGCTCAGGGGTGTTCGATCAATAACACCTTCTGCTTCACCGTTTCGCAGTTCGCGGCGTGCCTCAAGGCCATCCACAGTGGTCGCCTGCGCGCACGGGTGACAGGTGTGAACACCGATCGCGCCCGTTACGTCATCACGTTCATGATCGGGCGCCTGGGTGCCGAACACGAGTTTGAACGTCAAGCCGCGCAGCGCCGGCTGTGCCTGACTGCCGCGGACCGGCGCTGGGCGGAACTGGCTGTCTACCAGGCGATTCAGGCGTTGCTGCGCCGTTGGCAGACACCGGCGCGGCTGTTGCTCTGCAGCCTGAAAGTCGACACCGATGTGCGCGGGCGTGAGCATTGCTGGCACCTGCAGCGCACGGGCGCAGACACGACCTTGTACACCCTGACGCCGGACATCCTTGAGTTTCTCATCCGACGCCAGCAGCGCAATCAGCCGGTGACGCCCGCCACCGAATGGGTGCAAGTACCACGGCGCGTCCTGAGCCGGTTGATGGCGATTCCTTACTTCAACCAGGCGTATTTCGAAGGTGAGCAGGCGCCGTCCCGGTTCGCCCAGCATCCGGCTTTCATCACCGCCAGCCACGACGCCCGGGAAGGTCAAGAGCGCCTGCTGGCATTTGTAAAAGGCGCCAGCAACGGGGCCTTGTTTCCCGCCATGAGGCCCCTGAGCGATCTGGCCACGGGTGATCTGGCGATGGGGCGTGTGTCATGA
- a CDS encoding sulfotransferase family protein encodes MNRMIALWAHPRSRSTVLERVFIERGDFEVFHEPFAHMAFNEQSAIPHDDLDCGLPRTYEGIKSLLRSTRERRHVFHKDMCYHCLDELKADADFLLEQQHVFIIREPGRAIVSHFAMFAQMPLHAIGHKALYEVFCRVTKLTGKIPYVINGDDLANQPEETLRRLCDHLQLDFLPEALRWEPSCPPQWQAWRSWHKDAERSTHIVASTSDFDARQLTAHPHLVGYYNTHRPFYERMNQFTQQGRS; translated from the coding sequence ATGAATCGCATGATCGCGCTGTGGGCCCATCCGCGTTCGCGCTCCACTGTGCTGGAGCGTGTGTTCATCGAAAGGGGGGATTTCGAAGTCTTCCACGAACCTTTTGCGCACATGGCTTTCAATGAGCAGTCGGCCATTCCCCATGACGATCTGGACTGTGGCCTGCCGCGGACCTACGAGGGGATCAAGTCTTTATTGCGCAGCACGCGTGAGCGGCGCCACGTATTTCATAAGGACATGTGCTACCACTGCCTGGATGAACTGAAGGCAGACGCTGATTTCCTGCTTGAACAACAGCATGTGTTCATCATTCGCGAGCCAGGTCGGGCCATCGTTTCGCACTTCGCGATGTTCGCTCAGATGCCCTTGCACGCCATCGGCCACAAAGCCCTTTACGAAGTGTTCTGTCGGGTCACCAAACTCACCGGCAAGATTCCGTACGTGATCAATGGCGACGATCTGGCGAACCAGCCGGAAGAAACCCTGCGCAGGCTCTGCGATCACTTGCAGCTGGACTTCCTTCCCGAGGCGCTTCGTTGGGAGCCGTCCTGCCCGCCACAGTGGCAGGCCTGGCGCAGCTGGCACAAAGACGCCGAGCGCAGCACGCACATCGTCGCGTCGACATCGGATTTCGACGCGCGACAGCTCACTGCCCACCCGCATCTGGTGGGTTACTACAACACGCACCGGCCGTTCTACGAACGCATGAATCAATTCACTCAGCAGGGACGCTCATGA
- a CDS encoding cytochrome c biogenesis protein DipZ, translated as MLLIAFLGGIVTVLSPCILPVVPFLFARADRSASSVLLTLLGLMLTFALVSSLAVVSSDWVVTANGIGRHVALVVLVLFALSLLSAKVGSWLTWPLVTLGNRLDPATRRLSGPSASLLIGVATGLLWAPCAGPILGIILTGAMLQGPSAHTSLLLLAYGLGSAVSLGTLIFAGRGVLARMKLSLPVTAWLRRGAGCAALLVAVVIASGNQNQLLAGTSSEGAAAIEQRLLTGVPAVIDYLVDSVKAATAPDVSSKGEMPSLSGAVEWLNSPALSKESLKGKVVLVDFWTFDCINCQHSIPYVNQWAKKYEKDGLVVIGVHTPEYPYERVIDNVRKNVEKLGLNYPIAIDNNYAIWRAFDNQYWPAHYIIDAQGQIRYTHFGEGGYDTQEQVIQQLLNEAKAKG; from the coding sequence ATGTTGCTCATCGCTTTTCTGGGCGGGATCGTCACGGTGCTCAGCCCGTGCATCCTTCCTGTCGTGCCGTTTCTGTTCGCACGTGCCGACCGCTCGGCGTCCTCCGTGTTGCTGACGCTGCTCGGGCTGATGCTGACCTTTGCGTTGGTCTCCAGTCTGGCGGTGGTGAGCAGTGACTGGGTGGTGACGGCCAACGGCATCGGCCGCCATGTCGCGCTGGTGGTGTTGGTGTTGTTTGCGCTTTCCCTGCTGTCGGCGAAGGTCGGGAGCTGGTTGACGTGGCCGTTGGTGACCCTGGGCAACCGGCTTGATCCGGCTACGCGGCGGCTGTCAGGCCCCTCGGCTTCGCTGCTGATCGGCGTGGCGACCGGGCTGTTGTGGGCACCGTGTGCCGGACCGATTCTGGGGATCATCCTGACCGGTGCGATGTTGCAAGGGCCGAGCGCGCACACCAGCCTGTTGCTGCTGGCGTACGGGCTGGGCAGCGCGGTATCGCTGGGCACGCTGATATTTGCCGGACGCGGTGTGCTCGCCCGAATGAAACTGTCGTTGCCCGTTACGGCGTGGCTAAGGCGCGGCGCCGGTTGCGCAGCGTTGCTGGTGGCCGTCGTGATCGCCAGCGGTAACCAGAATCAGCTGCTGGCGGGAACGTCCTCAGAAGGAGCGGCGGCGATTGAGCAACGTCTGCTGACCGGCGTGCCTGCGGTCATTGATTACCTGGTGGACAGCGTGAAGGCCGCCACGGCGCCTGACGTCAGTAGCAAAGGGGAAATGCCATCGCTGTCCGGCGCGGTGGAGTGGTTGAACTCGCCTGCACTGAGCAAGGAGTCATTGAAGGGCAAAGTGGTGCTGGTGGATTTCTGGACCTTCGACTGCATCAATTGCCAGCACAGCATTCCCTACGTGAACCAGTGGGCGAAGAAATACGAGAAGGACGGTCTGGTGGTGATTGGCGTGCACACCCCCGAGTACCCCTACGAGCGGGTCATCGATAACGTGCGCAAGAACGTCGAGAAGCTGGGCCTGAACTACCCGATCGCAATCGACAACAACTACGCCATCTGGCGCGCGTTCGACAATCAATACTGGCCCGCGCATTACATCATCGATGCGCAAGGCCAGATTCGATACACCCACTTCGGCGAGGGCGGCTACGACACCCAGGAACAGGTGATCCAGCAGTTGCTCAACGAAGCCAAGGCCAAGGGCTAG
- a CDS encoding DUF72 domain-containing protein: MSDIRIGISGWRYVPWRGDFYPEGLVQKNELKFASRAVNSIEINGSFYSLQSPDLYARWYDDTPKGFVFSLKGPRYITHVRRLNDIAEPLANFFASGIFQLRGKLGPILWQFPPSFKFDAEKFEAFLQLLPFDGKAAKARAKQCAARMEKPGYLDIPAKARLRHAVEIRHESFAVAEFITLLRKYNVALVIADTAGKWPYLEDLTSDFVYLRLHGDKALYASGYTPKALKRWGDRIESWQQGSQPKDAHLTATKSPRARKSRDVYCYFDNDIKVRAPYDARALLERFDLTADLEVAPGDLQGVKF, from the coding sequence ATGAGCGATATTCGTATCGGCATCTCGGGCTGGCGCTACGTGCCGTGGCGCGGTGATTTCTACCCCGAAGGTCTGGTCCAGAAAAACGAACTGAAATTCGCCTCCAGAGCGGTGAACAGCATTGAAATTAATGGCTCGTTCTATTCTCTGCAGTCGCCGGACCTCTATGCCCGCTGGTATGACGACACGCCCAAGGGCTTTGTATTCAGCCTGAAGGGACCGCGCTACATCACCCATGTCAGGCGCCTGAACGACATCGCTGAACCCCTCGCCAATTTCTTTGCCTCGGGCATCTTTCAGCTCAGGGGCAAACTGGGCCCGATCCTTTGGCAGTTTCCGCCCAGTTTCAAATTCGACGCCGAAAAATTCGAAGCGTTTTTGCAGTTGTTGCCGTTTGATGGCAAAGCCGCCAAGGCCCGCGCCAAGCAGTGCGCTGCGCGTATGGAGAAGCCGGGTTACCTCGACATTCCGGCGAAAGCCAGGCTGCGCCACGCCGTCGAAATTCGTCACGAGAGCTTTGCCGTCGCCGAGTTCATCACGCTGCTGCGCAAGTACAACGTCGCGTTGGTGATCGCTGATACGGCAGGCAAGTGGCCGTACCTGGAAGACCTGACCAGCGATTTCGTTTACCTGCGCCTGCATGGTGACAAAGCGCTGTACGCCAGCGGTTACACGCCCAAGGCGCTCAAGCGCTGGGGCGACCGTATTGAGTCGTGGCAGCAGGGCTCGCAGCCCAAAGACGCCCATCTCACTGCCACTAAATCGCCTCGCGCCCGCAAGTCGCGGGACGTTTATTGCTATTTCGATAACGACATCAAAGTCAGGGCGCCTTATGACGCGCGTGCGTTGCTGGAGCGTTTTGACCTGACCGCCGACCTGGAAGTCGCCCCCGGCGATCTGCAAGGAGTGAAGTTTTGA